From Quercus robur chromosome 8, dhQueRobu3.1, whole genome shotgun sequence:
ATCAAGGATGTTGGCTAAGAAAAGTAGTAGTAACCAATCCGAACAGGAGTTGGAGGAAGCTTCTTGACGAAGCCATTGTTTCCTCTACATTAAATGCTTTTCACTAACCAAACATGCCACATTAATAACTAAATGACACCTGAACGGTGTTTCAATAGCTTGTTACCTGCTCAGCACAACCTCAAAATGAGGGGAGAAGAAAGATGGGACAAGTAATTTGCATAAAGGATCATCCACTCTACAGATGGACAATAAGGATTAAAGCATTAGAGCTATAAATAGGGAAAGATCCCCATGTACAAGGATCTAATtcaaagtgagagagagagagagagataaactTTGTAATATTGACTAGAGCTTGACCTTGTATTCCCATCTTAGAGCAAACGTTCCTTAGACTTTTCCCAGGAAGGTGAAATAATCAAGAATTGATCTTATCTTTTATAAGTTTAACTTGTGTTATTGTTTTTTCCATTCTCCACGTTGAAATATTGTTTTAACTCAACTGTTAGTCCAAACATCCATCTCTTACAAATTAATTGTTTCGGATAAAAGCTCAACCCATCAACCAGGGTCCTTAGTTTTTGACCCATACAACAACAAATACAATTGATTATAATgtacaaactttttttcttaCCGTATAAGAATTTAAAATCtggagaattcaaaattaataaattattcaaatggTCAAAATACTTGTAGTATGGAGCATCAGTCTAGGACTATACACGAGCCAGGCTGAGTATTAAAATtcaagattatttatttaattttattttgtatacaaACCAAGTTCTAGCTCAGAATCAAATAAGATTAGATATtcaagtttaatttattttcttatcaaataagCTCAAACTTACTCACGATCTActtaacaaactttttttttcccatatatagtaaaactatgagaaaattttttcatcCCTTCATAAATTACGAATAaactaattatattatcaatttaCGTATTTACACAATCCAATCTTTAGGTTTAAATAAGTAAACTTctagaaaattatatatttatataaataaaaattagatataattaaataaaatctcATGTTTGCAAGCTTGTTCATAAACACATTATCATATTTGATCCTAACATGTTATCAAACACTTTGTTTTAACAGAATGTTGTGCAATCTTATACTTGCAAGCAAACGCATTATCATATGTGCATAAACTTAGACATGAGATGGGCTTGTTTTTAcccccagaaaaaaaaaaaaaaaaaaaaaaaaaaaaaaaaaaagaaaaagaaaaagaaaagaagatgggCTTGTTTAGCTAAACAAAGTTACAGACTGAACGTAAACAGGCATTTCTTAAAGCAGCCCTAATCCGGAATATATCCCATGTATAGATGGTCCAAAACTCACCGTTTTGAAGTCCAGTAGATAACATCCCACACGCGCAAACGTAAGCGCGTGCAGTTCACGCACCCCCAAAtttcacacacaaaataaaaaggccACCATGGTTGCCTTGTAGCGAGAACTTTGCTTTTACACTCCTATGGCCACCGAATCTCTCCGAAACTCGCCGAAATATTCAACTTCAAAACCGATAGCCGATTCGTCCGTACTACAGCTCTGTGAAGCCCTAGATTCTCTTTTTCTGTATGTTTCTgctctgatttttatttttattttttcgttAAATTTAGTttatgaatccaagaaagataTGATTTTGGGAACtgggttttttgattttttggtgggtttgttttgtttgttttgttttgttaatattGTTTTAGTGCATTTGACTAACTAatctttttaccaaaacaacaTTTTCTAGAGCTTGCATGGTTACCGAGTAACTAGGAAGCAGGGAATTGTAGTATAAATGGAATTATTTATCTGGTTTGTGCTGTGAGGATACTGCGATATAGCATATATCTGAAATTTGTAATGTGGACATCATTATCTTTAGGGTGGTAGATATTGTGCTATATTTTCATAGCTCAAATAGTAAAAGTctgttgtcatggaataaaataTCTGGGTTCGAACCCCgcctacacacacacacacacacacacaaaaaactaattggtgtcttttGGTCTGATGATGAGCAGCAATCATCATGGGACGGATGTCATTGGTTgaaattatatagtatatatgagaaaagaagaagaagattgcaTGTACCCCCTCCTTTTTACATAAATAATTTGACTTGTTAGAGACTGAGATACAAGGGTAGTATTGGCTGTTGTACTAAATATGAGTGGTTAAGGGAATGGATTAGGCAGATTCACATAATACCTCAATCTTATCAGTCATGTTCTTTCTTGTTGGGGGTAATGTTGAAATACTTTCCTTGGGCTTAGTATTTAGTAAGTGAAAAAGGTCCAGACTCTTTCTAGTTGTTTCATTTGTCCAAGTTTATGCATGGATAACAACCTACTGTAGACATACTTTGTAGGATCAGCGTGTTCTTGTAGTTGTACttaatttgtttcattttttatcaatatctATATTCAAACTTAAAGTTATGAAATGAgaaccttttttctttcaatgaTTGCGTATCATTTATTACATCATTGAAAGCTGTCTTCAATGGTAACCCGCATCTTAGTTTGGATTTGTATTTGATATCAAGACGCTTTCTTTGGTCCTTATTCATCCTTCTCATAATTTAAGTTTATAACATCTGTTTAGTGATAGTTTATCAGTGTGGTAGCACCATGCAAATCATACTAACAGCCTGAGGCTCTGAGCATTTCTTGGTCTAGTATCTGGAAAGATTTAAAGTCTTGGTAGCATTCAGCTTTTCCTATGTCTTGATCACTTGATGTGACTTCTGCCTAACGGGACATTGACAGTTTGGAGCCATGGGTGATGCTATTGATTTAACTGGGGATGGAGGTGTTCTTAAGACAATTGTAAGGCAAGCCAAAGCTAATGCCATTGCTCCAAAGGATGACCTTCCTCTTGTTGATGGTATgttcttttttctaatatttacTCCCTGTTGGTATTTGTGACAAAAATGTCTAAATTACTAAGTATAAAAGTGTTTGGAAGTTAAAATAAGTCTATGATCATCACAATATGGTTTTTGTGTTGAGCAGTTCATTACGAAGGCGTTCTTGCTGAAAATGGTGAAGTTTTTGATACTACACGGGAGGATAATACTGTGTTCTCTTTCGAGGTTGGAAAGGGCACTGTAATCAAGGCTTGGGACATTGCATTGAAAACCATGAAGGTCAAAAATTGCGACTCTTGATGGAATTCATTTGAACATATAGGTTCaagtttttattatatatttgatgtTTGATTTGCAGGTTGGGGAAGTTGCAAAAATCACTTGCATGCCAGAATATGCCTATGGAAGTGCAGGTTCTCCACCAGATATCCCACCAAAGTAATCCCATTGTACTTTTTATCTTACAAAATTGCTTAGAAACACAATTAAAGAGCTGGTAGCTATGTGAAATTACATGCATTAAATTTTCCAGAAACACCACTGAAGTGTATCTAGCAAGCTTGAGAGTCATCCTACCCAGGGGATGGAGCATGGGTCCTCACAAGGACTTATATTACcaagcaaaaaagaaataaaattataactGACTTTGTTGGGGACCTTGAACAAACTTTTTCCTTGAACAATTCGAACTGATCATCCAACAAATTTTCATAGAGGGAAAACTTCCAGAAGACAAAAGATTGGAAAATGAGTCTTGGTGGTTAGGATTACACAAGTACAACCCTCATATAGCAATTTGCTAGTCTAGCACATTGCTATATGACTGCTAGTGTTGAACTACTTTGTTTGTGATTCTTAACAAAGTCTTCAGAAAAGTTTGCATTTGCGTGATTAATTGCCTTtggtacttatcaaaaaaaaaattcctttggcTATTGTTGGTTTGTTGCAAGTAGATTGTTTTCCTCCAATTTCAGCGAAATTAATGCACCCACTGTTATCTGTATTTCATGCAGTGCAACACTTATCTTTGAGGTGGAATTAGTGGCCTGCAGGCCACGGAAGGGTTCAAGTTTGGGTAGCGTTTCAGAGGAGAGGGCTAGGCTTGAGTAAGTTATACATTATTATCATTTCCATGTATTATTCTCTAGAAATACAAACCCAGATCATTTTATTTTCCCTGAGATTTACCTATTTTgagaaatatttaattttctgtGTTGCTTGTCAAACCTCAAATCAGAGAGCTGAAAAGGCAGAGGGAGCTTGCTGCCACaatcaaagaagaagagaagaagaagagagaagaagctAAAGCTGCTGCTGCTGCCAGAGTTCAAGCCAAGTTAGAATCCAAGAAAGGTCAAGGAAAGGGAAAGGGCAAAGCAAAATAAGGGCATTCACATATTTATTTACATAAAAATGATCTATGATAACTGAATGGATACTTCAAACTTATTTCATGAGTTAAAGACAAGAGTGTACTACTACTATGACAATAGTAACAGTTGAAAGGTGTGCAAGTCTATGCTGGTTTGGAAATCCTGTTGGTTGTGAATGAACCCATTTACAAGCCAGCAGTATTGAATTTCATGGTCAATCAgtgatataaataaataaaaatgttgtcTGATTATTTGCACAATTCTTTGGGATGCATGCAATGGGAATGGTcctcttacatttttttttttttcctttttaaaagcGCATGATGCCTTTACATGAACAATCTGATCCAACCGTAGGCAATGGATTGGTTTTCCGCGGGTTGAGAATTTTTAAAAGAGGTTAGAttggtttgtaattttctttttttcaaactGCTGAATCCAAATCAACTTGACCCTTTAAATATGCTATAACTTTATTCTGTATTCTTTTTTATGGTACACGTTACAGTATCCACTATAATCCATTCAATAATTTCTCACCTACATCCTACATTACAATCCTTCCAATAACAATGTCATTCtaattttaccattttcatGCTAGTTCTCACTTAGTCTCTACTTTTGTTAGTCATTACATTTTAGGTcttagaatttctattttgtgaGCTTGATGTATTAGATGTTTGGAGGGAAAATTTTTACTTGTTAATTTGATGCATTTGGGACTTTTCTACATAACTATTAATTGATATAGAAAGTTTAAACACCATATTAGAGACATGatctaatatttttctttttaaatattagttTGAGTAACTAATTTTCCAACCTAACAAGGTTTGTTTAGATTAAAAATACACCTACCGCCGTGGAGGTGGCCTAATGGTAGGAAGCCTGGAAGTCTTCATGGCCCATCAATATCACTTGCAaatttgaggttgtgagtttaaataaaaagaagtgttacgttcataacttttttcacaacaaatcataagtaataagttgttattggttataatttgaatttacaacttaaattatatttttgcccactcataacaacctaccacttatgatttgttcagaaaatattatggatataacatttctcttaaataaagaaaaacccCATTATTATATCGGAGTCCCACGCCATGCATGAGTTTGGTTTAAGTAgaacctttttttattatcaaaaataaattaaaaatgcactcaaaatcaaatcaaggtAGCCTTGCACTTATCTTTCTTGGCCTTTACATGAAAGTATTTCAAGTCCAATTATGTCTTGTATGCATTAATGAAGTTTTGCACAAAAATTGACATCTTAACAATACAAACCACAGTGGTTACCAATGCTTTGCAACACATAAGtggaataatttatttattttgtttataatttgatagttggaggGGGAGGAGGAGGGGGGCATATTTGAATCCTAAACAACTCGGTTGGAAACATCAgggggggtgtttggtacatgcacttaaacaacaattttcagtttttaaacaatattacacgtattttcactcACATGtacttcaaaaaaatacaaacaacattactagaacaacattaccaaatggACCCCTAATTGTGACAAATTGATAGTTGAGCTACTAAGCTCTTGGCCATATAAGTggaataacaaaaacaaacgtCCCCACCACCCCCCCAAACCACAAAAGAAATTAGGCCCTATTCCAAGTAATTTTAAAACAGATCTAATTCCAATTGGATCTTCCAAGAATAAAACAAAGACTTGTAATGTGACTGATGACACAGTTTTCTAATGGTGCCTATGTCAAATGATAATTACACCAATGCTGCCATTACTTACAAAATGGACCTATTATTTTGACAGATCCAGTTAGATCCACGGCATATTAACATGGGTGAATGTATCTCAAAGCATCATGAATCCACGTCTAGGACAGTGCTGGTACTTAAACAATGTAAGAAGCATCCATACCACCTTGTCCATTTTCCTGCCACCCAGATCCTGCTCTGTATTTACAAACAGGGCATGTTCCCTGTTGTCGCAGCCAAGGGTCGATGCAGTTAGCATGAAACTGCAAGACGATAAAATATATTAGGATTGCAATAATAATTACGCTGACTTACGTCATTCAAAATAACCACCTAGTATAACATACTGAACGTGAGGAAATACTATCTATGCTAATAAAAGGCTCTTCCACAAATCGGAGTCATATCGAGATGAATCTAAGCAACACAGTTTTCAGTATGTCCCCAAAAAGGGATTTCCACCAGTCCAATTAGTTAGTGTATCAcaaaatttatacttttataaAGTAGTTATGGGATTCTGTTCTTCACTTGGAAGCTATTGACATAAACTAGGAGAATTGAGCTTCTATCACCTTATGCTGCAGGATGGGATATATTAGCAGTTCATGTGAAATGACAGAGTGCTATGACTGTCATAGTAATAGAATATATGAGACGCACAACCAGTGTATTCTGACTGTAACTTTTGAGTCTTTGACACAGATGAGCATACCCATTGTAGAACAGGTTTCCCATAAACATACAGATTATAAGTTTGAAGCAATCTATTTTAACAAATGCccaattttaataataaaataattaaaaatttcaaagatttGCTAAGACGCTACAGATGAGGAACCGTAGTGTCTTAGCAAATCATTCAGTGCAAGAAAATGAGGAACCTGATGCAAGCATGGCAAGCTACGGATGAGCTCTCCCACATTAACTTGCTCCAAGCAAACACTGCAAGTCAGTTCATCATCTGATGCCTTTGTGCTCCCAACTGCATGGGCATTGTCTTGCTTCTGTTCAAGAGAAGTAAAAACAGACGTCATCtattcatcatcatcattatcccaaaaaaatagatgtTCTGCAGaatgtaaaaagaaaacctCTGACACAAAGGGAATGCAA
This genomic window contains:
- the LOC126697535 gene encoding peptidyl-prolyl cis-trans isomerase FKBP20-1, whose amino-acid sequence is MGDAIDLTGDGGVLKTIVRQAKANAIAPKDDLPLVDVHYEGVLAENGEVFDTTREDNTVFSFEVGKGTVIKAWDIALKTMKVGEVAKITCMPEYAYGSAGSPPDIPPNATLIFEVELVACRPRKGSSLGSVSEERARLEELKRQRELAATIKEEEKKKREEAKAAAAARVQAKLESKKGQGKGKGKAK